A genomic region of Streptosporangium lutulentum contains the following coding sequences:
- a CDS encoding lanthionine synthetase C family protein: MSPPTTQALAEGALGIALMHIERGNLAAARPLMAEAIAGGVSAGSNASLFHGAPALEFVLGRAGHADQAVQRAVDRVVTARLAAARCRREAARLPTLAEFDLIRGLTGLGVVLLARAGLPSPLLQEVLAYLVTLAVPAEADAQVLPGWWSLDSPTHEEITGGHANNGVAHGIAGPLALLSLAARRGILVDGQMGAIKTFTAWLEKFGSFYWITLDPLAAETLQAPPLRPSWCYGDLGIARTLQLAACALGDDARRYKAERLAIAALTDPARLSRVTDASLCHGWAGLLTVTTALAADSLTPDRFAEPIRQTRQRLEAGIPALPKPGLMEGRAGAVLALKGSNVTGWTRALLID; this comes from the coding sequence ATGAGCCCGCCCACGACGCAGGCCCTGGCCGAGGGTGCGCTGGGGATCGCGTTGATGCACATCGAGCGCGGCAACCTCGCCGCAGCGCGGCCCCTGATGGCCGAGGCGATCGCCGGCGGCGTCAGCGCCGGTTCCAACGCTTCTCTGTTCCACGGCGCTCCGGCCCTGGAGTTCGTCCTTGGCCGTGCCGGGCACGCCGACCAAGCCGTTCAAAGGGCCGTCGACCGGGTCGTGACTGCTCGGCTCGCCGCGGCCCGCTGTCGGCGAGAGGCGGCCCGGCTCCCGACGCTGGCGGAGTTCGATCTCATCCGGGGGCTCACCGGTCTGGGGGTGGTGCTGCTTGCCCGAGCAGGCTTGCCGTCGCCGCTGCTGCAGGAGGTGTTGGCCTACCTGGTGACGCTGGCGGTCCCGGCCGAAGCCGATGCCCAGGTCTTGCCCGGGTGGTGGTCGCTGGACAGCCCTACGCATGAGGAGATCACCGGTGGCCACGCGAACAACGGTGTGGCCCACGGCATCGCTGGCCCGTTGGCGCTGCTGTCTCTCGCCGCCCGCCGCGGCATTCTGGTGGACGGCCAGATGGGCGCCATCAAGACGTTCACGGCCTGGCTGGAGAAGTTCGGCTCCTTCTACTGGATCACCCTGGACCCGCTCGCCGCCGAGACGTTGCAGGCGCCGCCCTTGCGTCCCTCCTGGTGCTACGGCGACCTTGGTATCGCCCGCACCCTGCAACTGGCAGCGTGCGCGCTCGGCGACGACGCCCGCAGGTACAAGGCCGAGAGGCTCGCCATCGCCGCCCTCACGGATCCGGCCCGCCTGAGCCGGGTCACCGATGCGTCCCTCTGCCACGGCTGGGCCGGGCTGCTGACCGTCACGACCGCGCTCGCCGCCGACAGCCTCACCCCTGACCGGTTCGCCGAGCCCATCCGGCAGACCCGCCAGAGGTTAGAAGCGGGGATTCCCGCGCTGCCCAAACCCGGCCTGATGGAAGGGAGGGCGGGGGCGGTCCTGGCGCTGAAGGGCTCCAACGTGACCGGCTGGACCCGCGCCCTGCTGATCGACTGA